TGGGCGGGATGGCGTTTCTACCGGGGGGCGTGGTCCGCGCTCCGGCACGGCCTGGCGGACATGAACGTGCTGGTCGCCGTGGGGACCTCCGCCGCGTACCTGTACAGCCTGGCCATGACCGTGGCGCCGGGGTACTTCCGCAGCCGCGGGTTCGGTACCGACGTGTACTACGACACTTCCTGCGTGATCATCACGCTGGTGCTGTTCGGACGGTGGCTGGAGGCCATGGCCAGGGGGCGCACGTCGGAGGCCATCCGGCGTCTGATGAAGCTGGCACCCCCGACCGCGCGCGTCCTCCGCGAGAATGGCGAGGTGGAGATCCCGGTCGAGCAGGTGCTGCCGGGAGACCTGGTGGTGGTCCGGCCGGGTGAGAGGATCCCGGTGGACGGCGAAGTACTGGAAGGCCACAGCGCCGTGGATGAGTCCATGCTCACCGGGGAGAGCCTCCCCGTGGACAAGCAGCCCGGCGACGAGGTGGTGGGGGGCACGATGAACCAGACGGGCTCCCTAGGCTTCCGGGCCACCCGGGTGGGCCGGGACACTGTGCTTTCCCAGATCGTGCGCCTGGTCGAAGAGGCCCAGTCAGCGAAGCCTCCCATTCAGCGACTGGCCGACCGGGTGGCCGGTTACTTCGTCCCCACCGTGATCGGTATCGCCGCCCTGACGCTCGTGGTGTGGTACCTGGTGGGGCCAGCACCGTCCTTCCTGTACGCCCTGCTCAACTTCGTGGCCGTGCTCATCGTGGCCTGTCCCTGCGCCCTGGGACTGGCCACCCCCACCGCCATCATGGTGGGGACGGGCCGGGGGGCGGAGCTGGGGGTGCTGGTGCGGGACGGAGGCAGCCTGGAGGAGTTGGACCGGGTGCGGGCCGTGGTGCTGGACAAGACGGGCACCATCACCCGCGGCGAGCCGTCCCTCACCGATGTGATCCCGGTGGCGGGGGAAGCGCCCCGCGCCGGCGCCATCCCTGCGGCGGCGGTGCTGCGCCGGGCGGCAGCGGTGGAGAACCAGTCGGAGCATCCCCTCGCCCGCGCGGTGGTGGCGGGAGCCGCGGCCGGGAGCATCGAGTTGCCGCCCTGCCAGGACTTCACTGCTACTCCGGGGAAGGGAGTCACCGGTATCGTGGAGGGGCACCGGGTGAGCGTGGGATCGGCTCGCCTGCTCCAGGAGGAGGGACTGGTCGAGCCCGACAGCCTGAAGGAGGAGGCCGACCGCCTGGCCGGGGCGGGCAAGACGGTGATGTACGTGGTGGAGGACGATCGGGTGATGGGTCTGCTGGCCGTGGCCGACACGGTGAAGCCGGGGGCGGCGGAGGCGGTGCGGGCCATGCGGCAGATGGGGTTGCAGGTGATCATGCTCACGGGCGACAACCGGCGGGCGGCGGGAGCGGTGGCGCAGCAGGTGGCGATAGAGCGGGTGCTGGCGGAGGTGCTGCCCACCCAAAAGGCCTGGGCGGTAGAGGGGTTGCAGCAGGAGGGACTGCGGGTGGCCATGGTGGGCGACGGAATCAACGACGCTCCCGCTCTGGCCCGGGCGGACGTGGGCATCGCCATCGGCACCGGCACCGACGTGGCCATGGAGGCGGCCGACATCACGGTGATGTCCGGCGACCTGCGCGGGGTGGTCACGGCGCTCCAGCTGGGGCGGGCCACCATCCGCACCATCAGGGCCAACCTGTTCTGGGCTTTCATATACAACAGCCTGGGGATTCCGGTGGCGGCGGGTGTGCTCTACCCCTTCTTCGGCATACTGCTCAATCCCATGCTGGCCGCCCTGGCCATGGCCCTGAGTTCGGTGTCGGTGGTGACCAACTCCCTGCGCCTGCGCCGGTTCCGGTCGTCCCTGCAGGCGGTGGGGTGAGGCGCACAGGCGTTCGGCCAGGTCGTCCCTGCAGGCGGTCGGCCTGACCGGGTTACCCGCATCGGCAGCATCGGGGGAAGTGCGGTGGCGCAGGAACGCATCCTGGTGGTGGAAGACGAACCCGGCATCCGGAAGGTGGTGCGTGCCTACCTGGAGCGGGCCGGATACGAGGTCCTGGAGGCGCCCGATGGCGAGGAGGGGCTGGAGCTTGCCGCGTCCCGGCGCCCGGCCCTGGTAATCCTGGACCTCATGCTTCCCGGCATCCCCGGGGAAGAGGTATGCCAGCGCCTGCGGCGGGATTCCGACGTGCCCATCGTCATGCTCACGGCCCGGGCGCAGGAGGACGACCGGGTGGCCGGCCTGGGCCTGGGGGCTGACGATTACGTGGTCAAGCCTTTCAGCCCCCGGGAGCTGGTGGCCCGCGTGAAGGCGGTGCTGCGCCGGGCGGGTCGACCGGCAGGGGAACCGCTGCATCGGGGCGACCTGGTCATAGACCCCGAGCGCCGTGAGGTGAGACGGGGGGAGGAAGTCATCCCCGTCACCGCCTCCGAGTTTCGGTTGCTGTACGCTCTCGCCCGTGAGCCCAGCCGGGTGTTCACCCGGGAGGAACTGGTGGCGCGGGTGGCAGGCGAAGATTTCGAGGGATACGACCGCACCGTGGACGCCCACGTGAAGAACCTGCGCCAGAAGCTGGGTGATTCCGCCCGCCAGCCCCGCTACGTTGCCTCGGTGTACGGAGTCGGGTATCGCTTTGTGGGGGAGCCCGGACCATGACGACATCCGGACCGGACCAGACGGACGCGCACCTGCCGCCCGGTTCGCCCCCGCGTGCGGGTTCGGCTCGGGGTCCGGGTTCGCGCACGGGCCTGGGCAGCCTGCCGGTGCGCCTGACCGCGGCCTTTGTGGCGGTGGCCCTGGTGGGCATTGCGGTGACCGCCATCGCCACCGGAACCGCCGTCCTGCGCCGGTTCGACGTCTATGTGGGGCGCTACCAGCGCCTCCGTGCCGAGCAGGCCGCCGACGTGCTGGAAGACGCCTACCGGCGGGGAGGCATGGACCAGGTGGTGCGGGAGGCAGAGCGGCTGGCGGGGATGACCGGCCTGCACGCCTGGCTGGTGGATGCCTCCGGCGCCGTGATCTGGGAGTGGATACCGCGCCTGGAGCAGTTTCCGCCGTCCGACCAGCCTCCCCGTATGGGTTCGCCCGGGCCTTACGCGGGCGGCCCCCCCTGGCGCCGCGGGATGCGGCTGCCGCGCCAGCAGGCCATCCCTCTGCAGGTGGGCGGCCAGCAGGTGGGCACCCTGTACGTGGCAGCCCCGGAGGGTTCCCGCTGGATGGCCGAAGAACTGGCGTTCCTGGCCGGGGTGCGCCGGTCGCTGTGGTTGGGCGGTGCTCTGGCTGCCCTGGTGGCGGTGGTGGTGGGTCTGGGGATGGCCCGGGGCATCAGCATGCCCCTGCTCAGGCTGCGGGACGCGGCCGACCGCCTGCGGGAAGGGGACCTGACCCAGCAGGTGCCGGAAGAGGGCAGCCACGAGATGGTGGCCCTGGCCCGCGCCTTCAATCACCTGGTGCACAGCCTGGCCCGACAGTACGAGTGGCGCCACAACCTTACGGCGGATGTGGCGCACGAGTTGCGCACGCCCTTGGCCGTGGTACGCGCCCACATCGAAGCCATGCAGGACGGAGTGTGGGAGGCCTCTGCCGAGAACCTGGCCGCGCTGCATGCGGAGATCATGCGCCTGGTGCGGCTGGTGGGGGACCTGGAGAAGCTGAGCGAGGCGGAAAGCGGCGCTCTGGAACTGGCCCGGACCCCCGTCGACGTGGGCGAGGTGGCCCGCCGGGTGGCGGCCGCTTTCGGTCCCTCTTTCGAACAGAAGGGTGTGGGCTTCCGCCTGGACGTGGAGCCCGGCCTGCTCCGGGTGGACGGAGACCAGGACCGGTTGTCCCAGGTGGTGTGGAACCTCCTTTCCAACGCCCTCAAGTTCACCCCGCCGGGGGGAGAAGTCGCCGTCCATGTCTACCGGAGAACCGCTCCTGCTCCGGGAATCAGGCCCGGCGGCCCTTCCGGGCCCGGACAGTCCCGGGACGCGGGTGCCGGTACCGTATGCCTGGCGGTGACGGATACCGGCCCGGGCATCCCGGCCGAAGAGTTGCCCTACGTGTTTGAGCGTTTCCACCGCGTAGGCACGCGGTCGCCGGACCGGGGGACGGGGCTGGGTCTGGCGATTTCTCAGGCCGTGGCCCGCGCCCATGGCGGGCACATCGAGGTGCAGAGCGAGCCCGGCCGGGGTTCCACCTTCACGCTCGTCATCCCCGTGGCGTCCGGCGCCGGTCATGGCAGGCGATGAGAGCGGCCCGCAGGCAGGGTGCCCAGGGGTTTGCGGCGAATTGGCGGGGCGGGAGGTGGCGACGTGCATTACGGCCTCGTGGCGTTGGCAGGCTATCTCATCGGCTCGGTGCCCTCGGCCTATCTGGTGGGCAGGATGTTCGGCCGGGTCGACATCCGCCGGGTGGGAACGGGCAATGTGGGCGCCACCAACGTGGTGCGCAACGTGGGGTGGGCGGCCGGCATCCTCACCGGCGTGCTGGATGTGGGCAAGGGGATGGCGGCCGTGCTCGTGGGAAAGACCTTCGGCCTGGGAGCGGCTGCCCCGCTCCTGGCCGTGATTTGCGCCGTGATAGGGCACAACTGGCCGGTCTGGCTGAGGTTCCACGGAGGAGGCGGCCTTGCCACCTTCGGTGGCGGGCTCGCCTTCACCGTACCCATCTGGCAGATCGTGCTGGCGGGTTGCCTGTACGGGCTGGTCTACCTGCTGACGAAGCACAAGTATTTCAGTTCCCTGTTCATGTGCGCCGCCATCCCCGTGTGGCTGGGCCTGAGCAGATCTTCCTGGGATTATTTCCTCTTCGGACTGGCCGGGGGCACCGCCCTGGGATTGAAGCAGGTGCGCGCCTGGCTCAGATGCGGCTTCCCCCGAACGAGGGGTTGACAGGGGCGGGGAGGGGGAAATATAATCGGAGCGAAATACCCCCCTGGGTAATCTGAGCTGGGGAGGGTGTGTCTTGCCGGACGCGGCTTTGCCGGAGACGGTATTGCAGGAGAAAAGTGCCGTGCGCGAGCTGTGCAACCGCCTCCGGAGGGTGGAAGGGCAGGCCCGGGGAGTGGTGCGCATGATAGAGGAGGGCCGCAGTTGCGCGGACATCGCCGTGCAGATGGCGGCCCTGAAGGCGGCCGTGAACCGGGCGGCCATGGCCTTTGTGGCGTCTTACCTCCAGCAGTGTCTGGCAGAGGCTAAGGAGGAAGACGCTGCCGACGCCCTGAGCCGGGTGGCGCAGATGTTCATGCGCCTGGCCTGACGCGAACCGGGCGGGGCGAAGCCCGCACCGGGGTCGGCGGCGAGCGCGCGCCGGAGATGGCGGCGAGCCGCGCGGTTGCCAGCGGAGGTCCTGGCGAGGTGGCGGGGCGCGGATCGGGTTGCGGCAGGGCCGGGCACCCCAACCGATGAGGCGTGGAGGGTGGGCTGTGGAAGCAGAGATCCACGACGTGGTCATCCTGGGAGCAGGACCGGCCGGGCTCACGGCGGCGATTTACGCCGGCCGGGCCAGGCTGGACACCGTGGTGATCGACCGGGGCGTCCCGGGTGGCCAGGTGGCCACCACCGATATGGTGGAGAACTACCCGGGATTCCCTAATGGGGTCTCGGGGGTCGAACTGGCCGGGCTGATGAGCGAGCAGGCGGAGCGTTTCGGAGCCCGTGCCGAGATGCTCGAGGTGGAGGGCCTCAGCCGGGACGGCGACCTGTGGCGGGTGGGTACCTCGGAGGGCCCGTATCTGGCACGGGCGGTGATCGTGGCCACCGGGACGCGTCCCCGCGAGCTGGGCGTGCCGGGGGAAAAGGAGTTCCGGGGCAGGGGTATCTCGTACTGCGCCACCTGCGACGGTGCCTTCTTCCGGGACAAGCCCGTAATGGTGGTGGGTGGGGGCGATTCGGCGGTGACCGAGGCGGAGTTCCTCACCCGCTTCGCCAGCCGGGTGACCGTCGTGCACCGTCGCGACGAACTGCGGGCTGCCCGTTCCCTGCAGGAAAGGGTGCTGGGCAACCCGAAGATCAACGTGCGGTGGAACGCCGTGGTCACGGCCTTCCTGGGTAAGGAGAGGCTGCAGCGGGTGCACCTGCGGGACGTGAAGACGGGCGCCGAGTCTGACGTAGAGGCCGAGGGAGCGTTCATCTACGTCGGGCTCCTTCCGAATACCGGTTTCTTGACCGGGGTGGTGCCCCTCGACGAAGCGGGCTATCTGGTCACCGATGACACCATGGCTCTACCGGTGCCGGGCCTGTTTGCCGCCGGAGACGTCCGGCGCAAGCACCTGCGGCAGGTAGCCACCGCCGTCAGCGACGGCGCGGTGGCGGCCATGGCCGCCGAGGAATACATCGTGGGCAAGTTCGGGCGGGAGCCCGCGAAGACGAAGTAGGGGGTGGGGGCAGGTGCCGGATTACGAGTTCACGTGCAAGAAGTGCGGGCATCAGTTCACGGTGAATGTCCCCTGGCAGCGCAAGCACGAGGTGACGTGCCCGAGCTGCGGGAGTCCTGAGCTCAAGGAGAAGTTCTCCCTGTGGGGTTGGTCCCGCGGGGGGACGTCTGACGCGGG
This genomic interval from Bacillota bacterium contains the following:
- a CDS encoding response regulator transcription factor — its product is MAQERILVVEDEPGIRKVVRAYLERAGYEVLEAPDGEEGLELAASRRPALVILDLMLPGIPGEEVCQRLRRDSDVPIVMLTARAQEDDRVAGLGLGADDYVVKPFSPRELVARVKAVLRRAGRPAGEPLHRGDLVIDPERREVRRGEEVIPVTASEFRLLYALAREPSRVFTREELVARVAGEDFEGYDRTVDAHVKNLRQKLGDSARQPRYVASVYGVGYRFVGEPGP
- a CDS encoding glycerol-3-phosphate acyltransferase, whose amino-acid sequence is MHYGLVALAGYLIGSVPSAYLVGRMFGRVDIRRVGTGNVGATNVVRNVGWAAGILTGVLDVGKGMAAVLVGKTFGLGAAAPLLAVICAVIGHNWPVWLRFHGGGGLATFGGGLAFTVPIWQIVLAGCLYGLVYLLTKHKYFSSLFMCAAIPVWLGLSRSSWDYFLFGLAGGTALGLKQVRAWLRCGFPRTRG
- a CDS encoding zinc ribbon domain-containing protein, producing the protein MPDYEFTCKKCGHQFTVNVPWQRKHEVTCPSCGSPELKEKFSLWGWSRGGTSDAGACSPRFG
- the trxB gene encoding thioredoxin-disulfide reductase, translated to MEAEIHDVVILGAGPAGLTAAIYAGRARLDTVVIDRGVPGGQVATTDMVENYPGFPNGVSGVELAGLMSEQAERFGARAEMLEVEGLSRDGDLWRVGTSEGPYLARAVIVATGTRPRELGVPGEKEFRGRGISYCATCDGAFFRDKPVMVVGGGDSAVTEAEFLTRFASRVTVVHRRDELRAARSLQERVLGNPKINVRWNAVVTAFLGKERLQRVHLRDVKTGAESDVEAEGAFIYVGLLPNTGFLTGVVPLDEAGYLVTDDTMALPVPGLFAAGDVRRKHLRQVATAVSDGAVAAMAAEEYIVGKFGREPAKTK
- a CDS encoding ATP-binding protein → MTTSGPDQTDAHLPPGSPPRAGSARGPGSRTGLGSLPVRLTAAFVAVALVGIAVTAIATGTAVLRRFDVYVGRYQRLRAEQAADVLEDAYRRGGMDQVVREAERLAGMTGLHAWLVDASGAVIWEWIPRLEQFPPSDQPPRMGSPGPYAGGPPWRRGMRLPRQQAIPLQVGGQQVGTLYVAAPEGSRWMAEELAFLAGVRRSLWLGGALAALVAVVVGLGMARGISMPLLRLRDAADRLREGDLTQQVPEEGSHEMVALARAFNHLVHSLARQYEWRHNLTADVAHELRTPLAVVRAHIEAMQDGVWEASAENLAALHAEIMRLVRLVGDLEKLSEAESGALELARTPVDVGEVARRVAAAFGPSFEQKGVGFRLDVEPGLLRVDGDQDRLSQVVWNLLSNALKFTPPGGEVAVHVYRRTAPAPGIRPGGPSGPGQSRDAGAGTVCLAVTDTGPGIPAEELPYVFERFHRVGTRSPDRGTGLGLAISQAVARAHGGHIEVQSEPGRGSTFTLVIPVASGAGHGRR
- a CDS encoding heavy metal translocating P-type ATPase; this translates as MPSPGRRDAGERAATDDRTLTLAVRGMMCASCVAHVEKALRGVAGVAGAEVNLASERATVHLTGDVAVEQLLKAVEDAGYEAELPAAGVEPARAADRERAARQAEIAGLRRAFLISLALTIPVFLLSMTGMWPGIHAGWRNAWLLWAFATPVQFWAGWRFYRGAWSALRHGLADMNVLVAVGTSAAYLYSLAMTVAPGYFRSRGFGTDVYYDTSCVIITLVLFGRWLEAMARGRTSEAIRRLMKLAPPTARVLRENGEVEIPVEQVLPGDLVVVRPGERIPVDGEVLEGHSAVDESMLTGESLPVDKQPGDEVVGGTMNQTGSLGFRATRVGRDTVLSQIVRLVEEAQSAKPPIQRLADRVAGYFVPTVIGIAALTLVVWYLVGPAPSFLYALLNFVAVLIVACPCALGLATPTAIMVGTGRGAELGVLVRDGGSLEELDRVRAVVLDKTGTITRGEPSLTDVIPVAGEAPRAGAIPAAAVLRRAAAVENQSEHPLARAVVAGAAAGSIELPPCQDFTATPGKGVTGIVEGHRVSVGSARLLQEEGLVEPDSLKEEADRLAGAGKTVMYVVEDDRVMGLLAVADTVKPGAAEAVRAMRQMGLQVIMLTGDNRRAAGAVAQQVAIERVLAEVLPTQKAWAVEGLQQEGLRVAMVGDGINDAPALARADVGIAIGTGTDVAMEAADITVMSGDLRGVVTALQLGRATIRTIRANLFWAFIYNSLGIPVAAGVLYPFFGILLNPMLAALAMALSSVSVVTNSLRLRRFRSSLQAVG
- a CDS encoding metal-sensitive transcriptional regulator, giving the protein MPDAALPETVLQEKSAVRELCNRLRRVEGQARGVVRMIEEGRSCADIAVQMAALKAAVNRAAMAFVASYLQQCLAEAKEEDAADALSRVAQMFMRLA